A single region of the Salvia miltiorrhiza cultivar Shanhuang (shh) chromosome 8, IMPLAD_Smil_shh, whole genome shotgun sequence genome encodes:
- the LOC130998569 gene encoding uncharacterized protein LOC130998569 encodes MWKVITKGPIVITEVVKKIPLDTTKDPYDEVQIKPNVDVITEERKQDEQDNLAKSIISGIVPDKHVTKIIKCKTANEIWDTLERMCIGSEEIKENKLSIACQKFDTFLMLKNESVEEME; translated from the coding sequence ATGTGgaaagtcatcaccaaaggaccaaTCGTCATCACAGAAGTGGTTAAGAAGATACCACTGGACACCACAAAAGACCCATATGATGAAGTCCAGATTAAACCAAATGTCGACGTCATCacagaagaaagaaagcaagatgagCAGGATAATCTTGCCAAGAGTATCATCTCCGGAATAGTCCCAGACAAACATGTCACAAAGATCATCAAATGCAAGACCGCAAATGAGATATGGGATactcttgaaagaatgtgcatcggatcagaGGAAATAAAAGAGAATAAGCTATCTATAGCTTGTCAAAAGTTTGACACATTCCTGATGCTCAAAAATGAATCAGTCGAGGAGATGGAGTAG